GTTACGCGCAGTGCAGAGACACCACCGAAGTGCGCGAATTTCTTCATAAGAACTTTGTGCCGTTCAGGTTTTATGACGTGATGACAGAGGACGGGAAACGAGTTCATACTGAGCTGGGATTGCCAGATACATTCCCGGCAGTTGAATGTCGTGATGGAACCTTGCTAATCAAACCGACTTTGCAAGACATCGCCCGCGGTGCCGGAATATGGCAGCATTGCCCGAGCGCAACAACCGACTTGATTGTCATCGGCGCAGGTCCTGCCGGCATAACAGCGGCAGTTTATGCCGCATCCGAAGGTCTGGAGACTTTTGTAATCGACAAACTTGGACCGGGCGGACAGGCTGGTGGCTCTTCTAAGATTGAAAATTTCATCGGCTTTCCATCTGGGCTCTCAGGTACGGAATTAGCCACTCGCGGCGTTTTGCAGATGCTGAAATTTGGCGCACATCTTGTCGCCCCGGTAAAAGTTTCTAAATTGGCCATCAAAGAGGGCTACAACGGTGTCGATGTAACCATGGATTGTGGTGCAGTCGTAACCGCCAAAGTGGCTCTGATAGCAGCTGGAGTACGGTGGAAAAAACTGGAAGCGCTCAATGCACATAGATACGAAAGATCTGGAGTCTACTATGCCTGTACGAGTATCGAAGCAACACTTCACGATCATGAAGACGTCGCCGTTGTAGGAGCAGGAAACTCTGCCGGACAAGCGGCCATGTTCCTGGCTAATTGCTGTCCGGGAAGGAAAGTACATCTGGTTGTCCGCGGTGTGCTGGGACCAAGCATGTCTGAGTATTTGCACCAACGTATCCTGCAAGACAAGAATATTGTTGTGCACGAAGGCGCCGAGATCAGTGAAGTGCACGGCGATATGCAGATCAAATCGATTAAAATCGTGTCGAAAACTCAAGGCACCTTCGATTTACCAGCTGCGGCCGTTTTTGTATTTATTGGCGCCGAAGCCGATCACAGCTGGATTCCAGACAGCATCGCGCGAGACGATAAAGGATTCGTGCTAACCGGAGTCGATGCACTCAATTCAGGACTCTGGCCTCTGAAAGACCGAACGCCCTGCGTTCTTGAGACTAGCATGCCACGCGTACTAGCTGCAGGCGATATACGTTCCGGAACTACAAAGCGTGTAGGCTTCGCAGTTGGTGACGGCTCACTGGCAGTTTCGTGCGCTCACAACTTGCTACAAATCGGTTAGCCCTTATCCGCAGTAAACTACATCGGTGCAATGGTATGCGCGAAGATGTTTTCCTGCATCAGCACTCGCCGTTTCTCAATGTATTCAAGCACACACATGACGAAAGTCGCGTGGCTCCAGGTCAGAGGTGAGACCGAAAGCGGATCGTTGGTGTATGGATGAACCTGCTCTGCCAGCACTCCTGACGGCAAAGCATGATCGGCAACCCACTCCAGCATTTTCACAGCTTCTCGCAAACCTTCTTGCGACTTAGCTGCGGCAATGTCGTATTGAGCCAGCCACATGGTGCAAATGAACCATGGGTTTCCAGGCACGTTGGCGACGTCTTGCGAAACTTGATGGTAGTAGTCGTTCTCATAGCGAGCACAACCACCGACATCAGACTTGATCCACAAGCGGTCGCGAATGGCATCCATAGTTGCTTTCACTTTAGGGTCATGTGGTGGCAGTGCGCCGAAGGCGAAAATACCATACATAGCTGCGTCAATCGTCATGTCTAACTTGTAACCATCTGCGGTGCGCGTGGCCATGCGACAGAACCGTTTGTCCTCTTCACTCCACATATGCTGCACCATAGCTGCCTGAACTTCTTCAGCAGCCTCGGTCCAACGTCTGTGCTGTTCCAGTTCACCCAGAGCCTGAGCAAAGTGCGCAGCGGCGTTCAAGCCACCAATCACGCTGGCGACAGTGAAGAGGTGAACACCGTAACGCTCTTCCCAGAGATCGTAGGAAGGCTGCGGCAATTTTGTCACTTCGTCTCTGTACTTAACTAGAAACTCTGCGCCATGTACAACCAGCTTGTCATAAAATGGCTTCATGATCTCAACGTGACGGAACCTCCTGAAGTGAGACCAGAGCGACCATATGACCAGCGCAGTTTCATCTTCTTGAATCGGCAACTCGGGCTTGCCATCACGAATCCACGGGTGCCAGCTCGATGCCAGTGATTTATCGGGATTATATTTGTGCATCAAGTAGCCGTCTTCCTTGATTACATCAGCACAGAACTGGAAGAAGTTATGCGCAACATCTCGATAACCGGCCTTCGACATAGCGTGCGCGACAAGCGCGCCGTCGCGTGGCCACATGTATGAATACGTATCACGGGCGAACTGAGCAATGTCATGATCGTTAGCGGCGATGATGGCACCACCTTCATCGATCTGTGTACGAATCGTCAACAAACTGCGCTTGAACAAATCAACGACTTTCGGCGACAGGTTCATGAAGTCAATGTGTTCAGGGTTGACCCAGAGACGCCAGTAGTTCTGGTTCCGCGGCACAAAATAGTCTGGACCTTTGCGACGCACTTTCGCATCGAGTGCCTCAACTTCTTCGTAAGTCTTACCGAAGCACATCCACATGTGAGCAACTTCTTTGCCCTTTGCAGGAACATGCACAGTCACTCCAACAGTAGAGTCGACAGAGCCCTGCGCGATGGGATTGCCCGCGAGCACACCATCTTCGGCATCTTTGTAGGTGCCCTCACAACCATTGACCTCTTTGTTGCCAATAGACCACTGCGAAACACCCACCAAATGGGAATTGGAAACGTTAATCAAGAACCATCGATTCTTCTTGTACTGAATCACTGACTCGGTCTTCGGGTCAAAAAAGGCAGTGTCGCCAACTTCATTTTCAGAAATATGGAAGTCATGATGGAAGAAGAACCGCACTTCCCGGTCCTTTCCACTCGTATCTGTGACGTGAATCTCGCGCATAAAGACGTCGTACAGGTAATCGACAGTGTCGTGCATGCGTATGTCAAGCTGCAGGTCTGCATGATGCAGCATCACATCAGTGACCAGGCTTTCCTTTACATAGAAACGCTTGATGTCCCACCCTTGACCGATCCAGGCGAATTTGCCATCGGCCCAGACACCAAACTGCGAGACGTGCCCGATCGTTTGATTCTCTTGTCCCACGTGTGGATAGTAGATGTCGCGGATTCTATAGTCTTTGTCAAAGTTGATAAGAACCTTGCCGTTACCAACTGGAAGATCTCGTGGCATTTTTCACTCTCCAATAGCAGGAACTACTATGTCGATCAATACGTTGATGGACTGTCAATACTTGATCAGTTCCACCCAGACACAGCAGCAAAACTATAAACCATAAATTTGTTACTTTGGCAGATTAGCTGAACCGGAACAACCGTTTAATCAAACTCGTCCGAACTGCCGGAGGAGCTATGATTTTCAAGCGGATCTTTTCGGCAAGTGCATTGTTTCTAGTGCTCACCATATGCGGTGCGCAAGCAGCCACTGAAATGAAAGCAGTCAATCCCGACGGCGAACCACCGCTAACGGCGTCGCAAGCAGCTAAAGCAATCGTGGAGTTGCGTCAGAAAAAACTCGCGCTGCCCATCAAAAATTTCGACATATCCAGGGTCAAGGGATCTTTCTATGAGACTCACGGAGGCGTCATGCATGGTGCGGCAGACATGTTAGCTCCTCGCAACACCCCTGTGCATGCGGTAGAAAACGGCACGATAGCGAAACTCTTCAATAGCAAGCGAGGTGGACTGACAATCTATCAGGCTGACCCGAGCGGCAAATACATCTACTATTATGCACACCTGGAGAGATATGCCGACAGTCTCCACGATGGAGACCAGGTCAAACAAGGTCAGGTGATTGGGTACGTCGGTACGTCCGGCAACGCTCCTCCAAACACGCCTCATCTTCACTTCTCCGTTGGGCTCGGAGACGCCTTGAAAAAATGGTGGGTAAGCTCCTCGGTGGACCCGTACGAGATATTTAAATAGTCGACATGGCAGGAACCAAAGCGACGCCTGTTCCGCCTATGACTTGTCAGATTCCGGGGGCAGGCGCATGAAATACACTTCTCTGGTGGCAGCGATTCTTAGCTGCACAATTGGCTCCAGTCTGCAGTTGGGAGCTATTCCAGCCAGCGCGGCCACCCCACCTGCGGCAAAGAAGTCGCCTGAAGCCCACACTCCGGCAAAAACCAATATGCAATATCCATTCATCAATGGTCACTACGTGCTGACTGGTGTGATGAAAACCAACGGATATCGTTCAAACGCGCCAACAGTAGTCGTCGTCGACAAAGGCAGTCACTTCACCCACATTCTTCAATTGCAACATCTGGGACGTAAAGACGAGATTGTGCGTGTGATGACAGTATCAAACGCCGTAGGTAACGAAGACAAACCAACTCCACCCGGTCGGTACCTCGTAGCAATGAAGAAAAAATACCCGGTGTGGATTCCAACAAAAGAAATAGATCCCAAACAAAAACCAGTGCCTCCATACAATCAAACCCACAAGAATCCGCTGGGAGTAGCAGCTATCTACCTGAACAAATACGAGCTGGCTTTACACGGCACAAACGACCCGAAAGCGATCCGAAAAAGTGTCAGCCATGGATGTATCCGCCATTCAAATGCAGACATTTCGCGGATCTTCGGAATGATCAAACCAAATACGCCAGTCTATATTGTTCGTCAATTCAGGGGCACAGTCTTGCGCAGAAGCGATTTCATAAAAGCTGCACCAAAAGACGATACTGCAGCGAAAAACGATGCGACCACAAAGAAATCAGAGGCAGCTGAACCGCTCCAACCAGCTACGCCTCCCATCAAACAGAAGCGAGTGATAGTGGAAGAAATCGCCTGACGTCTTCTCAGTCCAACTTTCCAGGTTTAAACAGCCTTAATTCAGACTTCTTAAGGCATAGTATGCTTTGGTTCGACTATCAAATAGCGTTTTTGGAAGATGCTAGCTTTGGTTCGACTATATCCATTTGAAATTTCGGGTAGATACCTGACCAAATCCGATTCATCCTGGATCCCTAAGGTGAAATACGTGTACTTAGTAAACGGCGCCAGGGTCAACGGAGACACCATCGGAAGACCGGTGCTCACTTTTAGTACCAAAAGTGGTGCCGAAGAGTATCTAACCAAATTTAAAAAACTCAGTAAGGTCACCGTATATTACGACCCGAAGATGGTCACGCATTCATGCCTGGTGAAGGGTGAACGGCTTACAGCAGATACAACAATTCCACAGAGGGATTGAAAGTACCTCACGCTTGCTTTAGTTCAATTCCTTTTTCGGCATCACGCTCACGGAACTGCTGCCGATACAGGCTTGCGTAGACGCCGTCAAGCGCGATTAAATCCGAATGAGTGCCGAATTCAACCAACCGCCCTTGCTCAACCACACAAATCTTGTCGGCAGCGAGGATCGTTGACAGTCGGTGAGCGATAACGAGACTAGTACGTCCCTGCATAAGAGGCACGAACGCTTGCTGAATCAGGGCTTCGTTCACCGAATCGAGAGCGCTGGTAGCCTCGTCCAAAATCAAGATTTTCGGATTTTTCAAGAGCACCCGAGCGATTGCCAGACGTTGCCGTTCACCACCACTCAACTTATGCCCGCGCTCGCCCACTACAGTTTTATAGCCCTCCGGCAGTCCCATAATAAAATCGTGGATGTTGGCTGCTTGAGCGGCACTGATCAATTCTGACTCAGTGGCACCAGCTCGTGCATACTTGAGATTATTTTCGATGGTGTCGTGGAAAAGGTAGGTTTCCTGTGTGACGATGCCGATGTGTGAGCGCAGCGACTGAAGATTTACATCCTTGACGTTGTGACCATCGACGAGAACCGAGCCTTCCTCCGTATCATAAAAGCGAAGCACCAACTGAGTGATTGTCGTCTTGCCAGCACCTGAAGGACCGACGAATGCAACCATCTGTCCAGGCTCTATAGTAAAGGAAATATCGTTCAAGGCTTTTCGATTTTCCGAATAAGAAAAGTGCACATGGTTGAACTCGACTTTTCCTTCCACGTGCTCCAACAACAGAGCGCCTTCAACGTCAGACTTTTCTTCCGGCATGTCCAGATATTCGAAAATGCGCTCAAAGACCGCCAGGGCACCGACTATCTGCACCTGCACGCCAGCAAGTGCAGAAGCAGGTCCATACAACCTGTTCAGCAAAGTAGTGAAAGTCACAACCACGCCAATCGTCACCGATTTCTGGATAGCAAGCCAACCGCCCAGGAGCCACACTGCAGCAGGTCCAATAACGACCATAGCGGTGATCAGCATCAGGAACCAGCGCCCCACCATAGCTAGATTGATTTCCAGCTTCATCAAATCAGTGCCGACATTGAAGAATCGTTCGTGCTCATATGGCTCACGAACAAATGACTTGATCAAAGTGATACCAGATATGGAGAGAGTTTCCTGTGTGAGAGCTTCGATCTCATCACGCTTCTGTCGTGTCTTCTTCCTCACGTCGTACATGCGCCGCCCGACCGGCCAGATAGGAAAAATCATAAATGGAATAATTCCCACTGAAAGAAGCGCCAGACGCCAATTCAACAGAAAAACAGTAACCAGCGTAGTCGTAAAAATGAATACATTAGTGACTACAGTAACCATCGTGCCGGTAACAACATTGTCAATGCTGTCCACATCGCTGGAAACGCGATTCATAATTTCACCAGTTTTAGTGCTGGTGAAAAATTCAAGCGGCATTCGATGCAGATGTGAAACAAGCGACGAGCGAATGTCTCGTACTATGCCCTCACCGACAAGAGAATTCAAATAGCCCTGGTAAACACCGACCAGTCCTGCCAGAAGCGCAGAAGCGATCATTCCACCTACGTAAAAACAAACGGCTCCAAAATCACCTCGTGGAATGGCAGTATCAATCAACCGAAGTGTACAAAGAGGTGGAATCAACCCCAGCAGCGCGCCCACCAGAATCGCCACAATGACCTGAACTTCCTGTTTCCAATATGCCTGAAACAGCTTAGCGATTCGTTTCCACTCAACTGGCTTCTTAACCCGCGGTTTCTCGGGGTTGAACATGTTGGACCACATCAAGTGGACTGGTGGACCGCCGCTAAACATTCCTGATTCCCTGCATGGTTACGCCCAATGCAACCCAGCTAAGGGGTTGCAAATATCTATGGTATCTCAGGAAATGTGTTTTCTGAGTGTGCAAGAGCGAAGGCTATTTCTTTGATTGGCTTACAATATGCATAATCTTCCCGCATCGACTGTTGAGTTGGAGTATTTATGTCTGAATCGAAGTCAGTCTTGACCGAAAAATGCGACCAGAGACCGGTCATGCATAAGCGCGTTGAGCAAATGGAGGATGGAAGAATTTTGATTTACTACACTTTCGAAGAAAGCACACAGAAAGATGTGTCTTCTCTGTCGGGCAAGGCTGACAACCAGGAAGGTGCGAAATGAAAGTGCTGGTAGTTGGCGGGGCCGGCTACATCGGCTCAGTAACCGTTGAGCAGTTGGTAGAAAACGGCCATCAAGCAGTCGTGCTTGACAATCTCCGCTGCGGGCATGTCGAATCGGTTCGAGACAAAGCAAAATTTATCGAGGGCGACATGGGCGATGCCGATGCGCTGCATGCAATTTTTCATACAGAAAGCATCGACGCTGTCATGCACTTCGGCGCGCTCAGCCTGGTTGGTCAATCCGTCGAACAGCCGGCCGATTACTTTCGCAACAACGTCACCAGAGGATTGGTACTTCTCGACGTTATGCTCAGCCATGGTGTGAAAAAATTTGTCTTCTCATCAACGGCAGCAGTTTACGGTGAACCTCATACTTCGCCAATCACCGAAGACTTTCCCCTGAACCCGACCAGTCCTTATGGTGACAGTAAACTTGCATACGAAAAAGTTCTGAAGTGGTACGCAAATGCATACGGATTGATGTATGCAGCGCTCCGATACTTCAACGTTGCAGGCGCCACTGAGACTGCCGGCGAGGAGCATGATCCTGAAACACACTTGATTCCGCTCGTGCTTCAGGTAGCAAGAGGCGACCGACCCTATATCACCATATTTGGTGATGACTACCAGACACCTGATGGTACAGGCATCAGAGACTATATTCACGTCAAAGACCTTGCCAACGCGCACCTGCTGGCAGTGGAAGCGCTAAAAACTCCAGGTCAGAGCAGCATTTACAATCTCGGCAGCGGGTCTGGATTCTCCGTCAAAGAGATCATTGAAGTAGCGTCGAAAGTGACCGGCAAGCAAATTGCCACAAAGATTGGACCGCGCAGAGCCGGCGACCCATCCATACTGGTCGCCTCAAGCAAAAAGATTCAGGAAGAATTGGGCTGGAGCCCCAAATATGGTGCACTGGAAACAATCATAGGCGATGCCTGGAACTGGCACCGGAACAACCCGAAAGGCTATCAAAGAGAGCAAGCACATGTCTGAAATGCGATGGAACCCTGTCATGGGCGAGTGGGTAGTGACAGCCACTCACAGACAAGACAGAACATTTCTGCCACCAGCCGGCTATTGCCCTTTGTGCCCTACAGCTGAGGGCGGCTTCCCAACTGAAGTGCCCGAGCCGAGCTATGAATTCGTCGTTTTCGAAAATAAATTTCCCAGTCTGAAAAGAGAACCTGCAGCACCTGAGATTGAGGGCAGCGAACTGTATCCGGTCAAACCGTCTCTCGGCATCTGTGAAGTAGTCCTTTATTCATCGGATCACACAGGCACCCTCGCCGATCTTTCCATCAAAAAAATGGAAGAACTGGTGCGCGTCTGGCGCGATCGCTATGAAGAACTCGGAGCACGCGAGGAGATCGAATATGTCTTCATCTTCGAGAACAAAGGTGAGGCGATTGGTGTGACAATACACCACCCGCACGGTCAGATTTATGCATTTTCGTACCTGCCACCACGCATAGAACGCGAATTGAAAAATGAAGCAGCACATCATGCGAAAACTGGTCGCTGCCTTCACTGCGACATTGTGCAGGGCGAGATCGACGAGCGCAAACGCATAGTGGCGGAGTCAAAGCATTTTGTAGCGTTCATTCCATTTTACGCACGGTACCCTTATGAAGTACACCTGTACACGAAAGAGCATCGCGGTTGCATGTCAGATTTCAGCGCGGCTGAAGAACGTGACCTGGCTTACATTTTAAAAGAACTATTGCATAAATACGACGGATTGTGGGGCTTTTCCATGCCCTACATGATGGTTATGCATCAAAAACCGACTGATGGAAAGTCTTACCCCGGCTGCCACTTCCACATTGAATTCTATCCGCCGCTGAGAACGCCTGAGAAGTTGAAGTACCTGGCGGGATGCGAATCGGGAGCAGGTACTTTTGTTAACGATACATTGCCCGAGGTGAAGGCGGAAGAGTTACGCGCTGTAAAAATCCCTGTCAGCCAATCCAGCCAGGAGGGAAGATGAAACAAGATGGAACTCCCTCTTCGCGCGAGCATCGACACCACGCTCGAGTAGCAGCTGTTGAAGATGCTTTTTTGCAGCAGTTTCAAGCCAGACCGGAGTTCGTGGTGCGGGCGCCGGGTCGGGTCAACTTGATCGGCGAACACACCGACTACAACGAAGGATTTGTTTTCCCGACAGCAATCGACCGTGAAATGATCGTTGCAGCAACGCCAAACGGCACAGACGAGATCGTGGCTTATTCAGTGGATTACGATCAGACTGACAGATTTCGTCTGGGTGATATTCAGAAGAGTGACAAGTATTCCTGGTCGGATTATCTGCGTGGAGTGCTGAGTATTCTGCAAAAACGCAATTACATTCTCCGCGGATTCAATGCCGTGCTCGCAGGCAACGTGCCGCAGGGAGCCGGTCTCAGCTCGTCGGCGGCTTATGAGGTGGCCATCGTTACCCTCTGCAATCACATGGATAAGTTGGCTATCAGCGGCAAGGATACGGCTCTAATTGCCCAACAAGCCGAAAATGAATTTGTTGGTATGCAGTGCGGAATCATGGACCAATTCATTTCAGCACTCGGACAAGAGGAGACGGCACTGATGATCGACTGCCGTAGTCTGGACTACCGAGCCATCCCATTGAACCTGGCAGAACAAGGCTGCTCGATTGTAATCACGAATTCCGGTGTGCGCCGGGGGCTTGTGGACAGTGAGTACAATGCCAGACGAGCCGAGTGTTCAGAGGGAGTCGATTTACTCTCCAGGCTGACAGGAAGAAAGCTAAACAGCCTGCGGGATATCGAACTTGACGAATTCGAGAGACACGCGAGCAAACTGCCGGGCAAAGTGGCGCAGCGTTGCCGGCATGTAATCTCGGAAAACAAAAGAGTTCTCGACGCCGTCGCTTCACTAGAAATGTCAGATCTGGAAATCTTCGGCAAACTGATGAATGAATCACATGCTTCACTGCGAGACGATTTTCAGGTCAGCTGCGGGGAGTTGGATGAACTGGTTTCGCTTTCACAGAAACACCCTGGAGTACTGGGCGCTCGTATGACCGGAGCCGGTTTTGGCGGTTGCAGCGTAGCGATTATGTCGAACGAGGCAGTCGAAAGCTTTCAAAAGACTGTAATTCCGCAATATGAAAAGCGAACGGGAAAGAGGGCAGAAATCTATGTCTGCGCCTCAACCGCCGGAGCACAGCTTTTAAGCGGCGTAACAGCTTGATTTGGTCATTGACATTTATGGGTACGAAACTACTATAGGTAGAACTTACCAGGGTGAACCAGAGATTCTCCATGAGCGCTGACGTTAAGAAAGCCAGCTCCGAAACCGTGAATCGGTTTGTAAAGTCAGCAAAGCCAATCCTTGCAAGGGGTTTGGTCGATCTGCTGGTCTGGTCGTGGGGAATGTTAATTCTCGGCGTCGCCGTCTACGTGCTGTATCCAAACCCTTTAACCTTCATATTTGCCTTCCTTGTGGTCACCTCACGTATGGGAGCACTGCTGGCTATAGCCCATGATGCTCATCACGGAACCTTCCTGCCGGATCGCAAATGGAACGACCTGATCGCCGCCTGGTTGTGCGCCTATCCGGTTGGGTCCATCTATAATTCTTCCAAAGCTGTGCACATGGCGCATCACAAATATTTGAACACGCCTGAAGATCCAGACCGCAATTTTCACTTTGAAGATAACAAAAGCACGCCCCAACAATTTGCCTGGCACTTCCTGCGGCTGGTTTTCGGCGGTCAGTTATGGACAAGCATTGTAGTTAACGGTATCTTGCGCCCAATTCAAAAGGACTCGGTTCAGCCGCAAGATAAGCCCGCACCGGTCGTGGTGCTGACGAGAAAGGGACACCCTGAAATCTTGAATCTGGTTCCCGTGCAGCTGGTGATCTGGGGCACACTATGGGCGGTATCAGGGCAATGGTGGCTGTACTTAGCAGTCTGGCTTGGACCGATATTTACGCTTGGAACGTTTCTCGGATTTTTGCGGGGCTTTGTCGATCATGCGCGGCTACCCGACGATTCAGCAGCTAATTCTGCAGAACGGCTCGTCACGGTGCTGAACGCCAATTTTCTTGAACGTGCGTTCCTTGCTCCATATGACTTCAAATATCACGCTGAGCACCACATGTTTCCCAGCGTTCCACACTATTATCTGCACGAGTTGCACACAATATTGCAAGCAGACGAAACTTATCGCAGCCGCTATTTGACACGTCCGTCATACACTGCATTCATCAAAGAGTATTGGGCGCAGATCAGCAAGAATGCGCAGAACCAGACGACTACACAGTCCACCTTGCAAACTTCAAACAAAACCTGAAAACTTTAAATAAGACCTGACCTACTTCACTTCCTGAAAGTCGACCTGACCATGATTCAAGTTTTCCAGGTCCTCGAAG
This is a stretch of genomic DNA from Candidatus Melainabacteria bacterium. It encodes these proteins:
- a CDS encoding ABC transporter ATP-binding protein, which encodes MFSGGPPVHLMWSNMFNPEKPRVKKPVEWKRIAKLFQAYWKQEVQVIVAILVGALLGLIPPLCTLRLIDTAIPRGDFGAVCFYVGGMIASALLAGLVGVYQGYLNSLVGEGIVRDIRSSLVSHLHRMPLEFFTSTKTGEIMNRVSSDVDSIDNVVTGTMVTVVTNVFIFTTTLVTVFLLNWRLALLSVGIIPFMIFPIWPVGRRMYDVRKKTRQKRDEIEALTQETLSISGITLIKSFVREPYEHERFFNVGTDLMKLEINLAMVGRWFLMLITAMVVIGPAAVWLLGGWLAIQKSVTIGVVVTFTTLLNRLYGPASALAGVQVQIVGALAVFERIFEYLDMPEEKSDVEGALLLEHVEGKVEFNHVHFSYSENRKALNDISFTIEPGQMVAFVGPSGAGKTTITQLVLRFYDTEEGSVLVDGHNVKDVNLQSLRSHIGIVTQETYLFHDTIENNLKYARAGATESELISAAQAANIHDFIMGLPEGYKTVVGERGHKLSGGERQRLAIARVLLKNPKILILDEATSALDSVNEALIQQAFVPLMQGRTSLVIAHRLSTILAADKICVVEQGRLVEFGTHSDLIALDGVYASLYRQQFRERDAEKGIELKQA
- a CDS encoding cyclic nucleotide-binding domain-containing protein yields the protein MSMSVELIQNAFPRLSEDEMDLLVPYASCEHFQDGEVVFTAGKADMDMFVVRSGELEILNPHEADSVLVTHESGQFSGDIDLLTRRPVNVSGRAKGATHVMRVSNERLREILNRMPRLSETLLSAFQLRRMLLEKSSKIGLKVLGYAQCRDTTEVREFLHKNFVPFRFYDVMTEDGKRVHTELGLPDTFPAVECRDGTLLIKPTLQDIARGAGIWQHCPSATTDLIVIGAGPAGITAAVYAASEGLETFVIDKLGPGGQAGGSSKIENFIGFPSGLSGTELATRGVLQMLKFGAHLVAPVKVSKLAIKEGYNGVDVTMDCGAVVTAKVALIAAGVRWKKLEALNAHRYERSGVYYACTSIEATLHDHEDVAVVGAGNSAGQAAMFLANCCPGRKVHLVVRGVLGPSMSEYLHQRILQDKNIVVHEGAEISEVHGDMQIKSIKIVSKTQGTFDLPAAAVFVFIGAEADHSWIPDSIARDDKGFVLTGVDALNSGLWPLKDRTPCVLETSMPRVLAAGDIRSGTTKRVGFAVGDGSLAVSCAHNLLQIG
- the galK gene encoding galactokinase, translating into MKQDGTPSSREHRHHARVAAVEDAFLQQFQARPEFVVRAPGRVNLIGEHTDYNEGFVFPTAIDREMIVAATPNGTDEIVAYSVDYDQTDRFRLGDIQKSDKYSWSDYLRGVLSILQKRNYILRGFNAVLAGNVPQGAGLSSSAAYEVAIVTLCNHMDKLAISGKDTALIAQQAENEFVGMQCGIMDQFISALGQEETALMIDCRSLDYRAIPLNLAEQGCSIVITNSGVRRGLVDSEYNARRAECSEGVDLLSRLTGRKLNSLRDIELDEFERHASKLPGKVAQRCRHVISENKRVLDAVASLEMSDLEIFGKLMNESHASLRDDFQVSCGELDELVSLSQKHPGVLGARMTGAGFGGCSVAIMSNEAVESFQKTVIPQYEKRTGKRAEIYVCASTAGAQLLSGVTA
- a CDS encoding L,D-transpeptidase, whose protein sequence is MKYTSLVAAILSCTIGSSLQLGAIPASAATPPAAKKSPEAHTPAKTNMQYPFINGHYVLTGVMKTNGYRSNAPTVVVVDKGSHFTHILQLQHLGRKDEIVRVMTVSNAVGNEDKPTPPGRYLVAMKKKYPVWIPTKEIDPKQKPVPPYNQTHKNPLGVAAIYLNKYELALHGTNDPKAIRKSVSHGCIRHSNADISRIFGMIKPNTPVYIVRQFRGTVLRRSDFIKAAPKDDTAAKNDATTKKSEAAEPLQPATPPIKQKRVIVEEIA
- a CDS encoding M23 family metallopeptidase → MKAVNPDGEPPLTASQAAKAIVELRQKKLALPIKNFDISRVKGSFYETHGGVMHGAADMLAPRNTPVHAVENGTIAKLFNSKRGGLTIYQADPSGKYIYYYAHLERYADSLHDGDQVKQGQVIGYVGTSGNAPPNTPHLHFSVGLGDALKKWWVSSSVDPYEIFK
- a CDS encoding glycoside hydrolase family 15 protein; this translates as MPRDLPVGNGKVLINFDKDYRIRDIYYPHVGQENQTIGHVSQFGVWADGKFAWIGQGWDIKRFYVKESLVTDVMLHHADLQLDIRMHDTVDYLYDVFMREIHVTDTSGKDREVRFFFHHDFHISENEVGDTAFFDPKTESVIQYKKNRWFLINVSNSHLVGVSQWSIGNKEVNGCEGTYKDAEDGVLAGNPIAQGSVDSTVGVTVHVPAKGKEVAHMWMCFGKTYEEVEALDAKVRRKGPDYFVPRNQNYWRLWVNPEHIDFMNLSPKVVDLFKRSLLTIRTQIDEGGAIIAANDHDIAQFARDTYSYMWPRDGALVAHAMSKAGYRDVAHNFFQFCADVIKEDGYLMHKYNPDKSLASSWHPWIRDGKPELPIQEDETALVIWSLWSHFRRFRHVEIMKPFYDKLVVHGAEFLVKYRDEVTKLPQPSYDLWEERYGVHLFTVASVIGGLNAAAHFAQALGELEQHRRWTEAAEEVQAAMVQHMWSEEDKRFCRMATRTADGYKLDMTIDAAMYGIFAFGALPPHDPKVKATMDAIRDRLWIKSDVGGCARYENDYYHQVSQDVANVPGNPWFICTMWLAQYDIAAAKSQEGLREAVKMLEWVADHALPSGVLAEQVHPYTNDPLSVSPLTWSHATFVMCVLEYIEKRRVLMQENIFAHTIAPM
- the galE gene encoding UDP-glucose 4-epimerase GalE, which codes for MKVLVVGGAGYIGSVTVEQLVENGHQAVVLDNLRCGHVESVRDKAKFIEGDMGDADALHAIFHTESIDAVMHFGALSLVGQSVEQPADYFRNNVTRGLVLLDVMLSHGVKKFVFSSTAAVYGEPHTSPITEDFPLNPTSPYGDSKLAYEKVLKWYANAYGLMYAALRYFNVAGATETAGEEHDPETHLIPLVLQVARGDRPYITIFGDDYQTPDGTGIRDYIHVKDLANAHLLAVEALKTPGQSSIYNLGSGSGFSVKEIIEVASKVTGKQIATKIGPRRAGDPSILVASSKKIQEELGWSPKYGALETIIGDAWNWHRNNPKGYQREQAHV
- the galT gene encoding galactose-1-phosphate uridylyltransferase, producing MSEMRWNPVMGEWVVTATHRQDRTFLPPAGYCPLCPTAEGGFPTEVPEPSYEFVVFENKFPSLKREPAAPEIEGSELYPVKPSLGICEVVLYSSDHTGTLADLSIKKMEELVRVWRDRYEELGAREEIEYVFIFENKGEAIGVTIHHPHGQIYAFSYLPPRIERELKNEAAHHAKTGRCLHCDIVQGEIDERKRIVAESKHFVAFIPFYARYPYEVHLYTKEHRGCMSDFSAAEERDLAYILKELLHKYDGLWGFSMPYMMVMHQKPTDGKSYPGCHFHIEFYPPLRTPEKLKYLAGCESGAGTFVNDTLPEVKAEELRAVKIPVSQSSQEGR